From the genome of Streptacidiphilus sp. PB12-B1b:
CTCAGCGGCCACGACGACCTCGACCATGGACAGCGAGTCGACGTCCAGGTCATCGGTGAACGACTTGTCCAGCTCGACGTCCTCGGTCGGGATCCCGGCGATCTCGTTGACGATCTCCGCGAGACCGGTAAGGACCTCGTCCTTGGTTGCCATGTCGGCACTCCTTCGTGTTGTGCGCTCTCCGTGACCCGCCGGAATGCGGGCCCCGGTCGTCTGTGCTCCGTGCAGGGGGTGCGCGGTGTACTAGGGGAGGGTAACGACTGCCGCGGCGTACACCAGACCCGCCCCGAAGCCGATGATCAGGGCCAGGTCCCCGCTCTTGGCCTCGCCGGTCTGCAGCATCCGCTCCATGGCCAGCGGGATGGAGGCCGCCGAGGTGTTGCCGGTCACCGCGATGTCCCGGGCCACCGGGACGGTTTCGGGCAGTCCCAGTGCCTTGATCATGGCGTCGATGATCCGCATGTTGGCCTGGTGCGGGATGAACGCGCCGAGCTGGTCGGCGGTGATCCCGGCGGCGTCCAGGGCCTTCTGCGCGGCCTTGGCCATGTCCCAGACGGCCCAGCGGAAGACCGCCTGGCCCTCCATCCGCAGGGCCGGCCACTTGGTCCCGTCGCCGACGCCGTTGACCGCGTCCGGCTTGCCGAAGGCGGTGTCCCAGGCCTCGGTCTGGCTGATGACGTCCCGCTGCGAGCCGTCCGAGCCCCAGACCAGCTTGCCGATGCCGGGGGTCTGCGACGGCCCGACCACGGCCGCGCCCGCGCCGTCGCCGAAGATGAAGGCGGTGGAGCGGTCGCTCACGTCGGTCAGGTCGGACAGCCGTTCGACGCCGATCACCACGACGTACTCGGCGCTGCCGGTGCGGACCATGCCGTCGGCCAGGGCGAGGCCGTAGCCGAAGCCGGCGCAGGCGGCGGAGATGTCGAAGGCCGGCGCGGTGCCGCAGCCCAGGCGCTGGGCGATCTCGGTGGCGATGGCCGGGGTCTGCTTCAGGTGCGAGACGGTGGCCACGACCACCGCGCCGACCTGCTCGGGGGCGATCCCGGACTGGGCGATGGCCTTGCTGGCGGCCTGCACGGACATCTCCGCGACGGTCTCCTCGGGCCCGGCCCAGCGGCGCTCGGTGATGCCGCTGCGGGTGCGGATCCACTCGTCCGAGGAGTCGATCCAGTTCAGTACCTCGGCGTTGGGGATCACCCGTACTGGGCGGTAGCCGCCCACGCCCATGATGCGCGCGTACGGCGCGCCGGTGCTCGGCGTGATCCGGGGTACGTCGACGGACTCCGACGCGTCGGAAGGCTCTGCGGTCATACGACTACCCCCTCGGGTGTGGCGTGCTCGGCGATCAGCTCACGGGCCCTGTCCAGGTCTGCCGGAGTTTTCAGGGCGAGCGTAGCCACCCCCTTGAGGTTCCGCTTCAGCAGGTTGGTCAGCGTCCCAGCAGGTGGGACCTCGATGACGCAGGTGGCGCCCAGGCGCTCCAGGGTCTCCATGCACAGATCCCAGCGGACCGGGTTGGAGACCTGC
Proteins encoded in this window:
- a CDS encoding beta-ketoacyl-ACP synthase III — its product is MTAEPSDASESVDVPRITPSTGAPYARIMGVGGYRPVRVIPNAEVLNWIDSSDEWIRTRSGITERRWAGPEETVAEMSVQAASKAIAQSGIAPEQVGAVVVATVSHLKQTPAIATEIAQRLGCGTAPAFDISAACAGFGYGLALADGMVRTGSAEYVVVIGVERLSDLTDVSDRSTAFIFGDGAGAAVVGPSQTPGIGKLVWGSDGSQRDVISQTEAWDTAFGKPDAVNGVGDGTKWPALRMEGQAVFRWAVWDMAKAAQKALDAAGITADQLGAFIPHQANMRIIDAMIKALGLPETVPVARDIAVTGNTSAASIPLAMERMLQTGEAKSGDLALIIGFGAGLVYAAAVVTLP
- a CDS encoding acyl carrier protein, translated to MATKDEVLTGLAEIVNEIAGIPTEDVELDKSFTDDLDVDSLSMVEVVVAAEERFDVKIPDDEVKNLKTVGDAVDYILAHA